A single window of Nicotiana tomentosiformis chromosome 1, ASM39032v3, whole genome shotgun sequence DNA harbors:
- the LOC104104499 gene encoding probable linoleate 9S-lipoxygenase 5, translating into MFLEKIVDAITGKDDGKKVKGTVVLMKKNVLDFTDINASVLDGVLEFLGRRVSLELISSVNADPANGLQGKRSKAAYLENWLTNSTPIAAGESAFRVTFDWDDEEFGVPEAFIIKNLHFSEFFLKSLTLEDVPNHGKVHFVCNSWVYPANKYKSDRIFFANQAYLPSETPETLRKYRENELVTLRGDGTGKLEEWDRVYDYAYYNDLGDPDKGQDLSRPVLGGSSEYPYPRRGRTGRKPTKTDPNSESRIPLLMSLDIYVPRDERFGHIKLSDFLTFALKSIVQLLLPEFKALFDSTPNEFDRFEDVLKLYEGGIKLPQGPLLKAITDSIPLEILKELLRSDGEGLFKYPTPQVIQEDKTAWRTDEEFGREMLAGVNPVIISRLQEFPPKSKLDPKIYGNQNSTITREQIEDKLDGLTIDEAIKTNRLFILNHHDILMPYLRRINTSTDTKTYASRTLLFLQDNGTLKPSAIELSLPHPDGDQFGAVSKVYTPADQGVEGSIWQLAKAYAAVNDSGVHQLISHWLNTHAAIEPFVIATNRQLSTLHPIYKLLHPHFRETMNINALARQILINGGGLLELTVFPAKYSMEMSAVVYKDWVFPEQALPTDLIKRGVAVEDSSSPLGIRLLIQDYPYAVDGLKIWSAIKSWVTEYCNYYYKSDDAVQKDTELQAWWKELREEGHGDKKDEPWWPKMQTVQELIDSCTITIWIASALHAAVNFGQYPYAGYLPNRPTLSRNFMPEPGSPEYEELKTNPDKVFLKTITPQLQTLLGISLIEILSRHSSDTLYLGQRESPEWTKDQEPLSAFARFGKKLSDIEDQIMQMNVDEKWKNRSGPVKVPYTLLFPTSEGGLTGKGIPNSVSI; encoded by the exons CAAATGGTTTACAAGGGAAACGCAGCAAAGCAGCATACTTGGAGAACTGGCTAACAAATAGCACCCCAATAGCAGCAGGTGAATCAGCATTTAGAGTcacatttgattgggatgatGAGGAATTTGGAGTTCCAGAAGCATTCATTATCAAGAACTTGCATTTTAGTGAGTTCTTCCTCAAGTCACTCACCCTTGAAGATGTTCCTAATCATGGCAAAGTTCATTTTGTCTGTAATTCTTGGGTTTATCCTGCTAATAAATATAAGTCAGATCGCATCTTCTTCGCGAATCAG GCTTATCTACCAAGTGAAACACCAGAAACGTTGCGAAAATACAGAGAAAATGAATTAGTAACTTTAAGAGGAGATGGAACTGGAAAGCTTGAGGAATGGGATAGAGTTTATGACTATGCTTACTACAATGACTTGGGTGATCCAGACAAAGGCCAAGATTTGTCAAGGCCTGTCTTAGGAGGATCTTCTGAGTACCCGTATCCTCGTAGAGGCAGGACAGGCCGCAAACCAACCAAAACAG ATCCTAATTCCGAGAGCAGGATTCCATTGCTTATGAGCTTAGACATATATGTGCCAAGGGATGAGCGATTTGGTCATATAAAGTTGTCAGACTTCTTGACATTTGCTTTGAAATCCATTGTGCAGTTGCTTCTCCCTGAGTTTAAGGCTTTGTTCGATAGCACGCCTAATGAGTTTGATAGATTTGAGGATGTACTTAAACTGTATGAAGGAGGAATCAAGTTGCCTCAAGGCCCTTTGTTGAAAGCCATTACTGATAGCATTCCTTTAGAGATACTAAAAGAACTCCTTCGAAGTGATGGTGAAGGCCTATTTAAGTATCCAACTCCTCAGGTTATTCAAG AGGATAAAACTGCATGGAGGACGGATGAAGAATTTGGGAGAGAAATGTTGGCGGGAGTCAATCCTGTCATAATCAGTAGACTCCAA GAATTCCCTCCGAAAAGCAAGTTGGATCCTAAAATATATGGCAACCAAAACAGTACAATTACCAGAGAGCAGATAGAGGATAAGTTGGATGGACTAACAATTGATGAG GCAATCAAGACTAACAGACTATTCATATTGAACCATCATGATATCCTTATGCCATACTTGAGGAGAATTAACACGTCGACAGACACAAAAACCTATGCCTCAAGAACTCTGCTCTTCTTGCAAGATAATGGAACTTTGAAGCCATCAGCAATTGAACTAAGCTTGCCACATCCAGATGGAGATCAATTTGGCGCTGTTAGCAAAGTATATACACCAGCTGATCAAGGTGTTGAAGGTTCTATCTGGCAGTTGGCCAAAGCCTATGCAGCAGTGAATGACTCGGGCGTTCATCAACTCATCAGTCACTG GTTGAATACACATGCAGCGATAGAGCCATTCGTGATCGCAACAAATAGGCAACTAAGCACGCTTCACCCTATTTATAAGCTTCTCCACCCTCATTTCCGTGAGACGATGAACATAAATGCTTTAGCAAGACAGATCTTGATCAATGGTGGTGGACTTCTTGAGTTGACAGTTTTTCCGGCCAAATATTCCATGGAAATGTCAGCAGTAGTTTACAAAGACTGGGTTTTCCCTGAACAAGCACTTCCTACTGATCTCATCAAAAG AGGAGTGGCTGTTGAGGACTCGAGCTCCCCACTTGGCATTCGATTACTGATTCAGGACTATCCATATGCTGTTGATGGGTTGAAAATTTGGTCAGCAATTAAAAGTTGGGTAACTGAATACTGCAACTACTATTACAAATCAGATGATGCGGTTCAAAAAGACACTGAACTCCAAGCCTGGTGGAAGGAACTCCGCGAAGAGGGACACGGTGACAAGAAAGATGAGCCTTGGTGGCCTAAAATGCAGACAGTGCAAGAATTGATAGACTCTTGCACCATCACAATATGGATAGCTTCAGCACTTCATGCAGCAGTCAATTTTGGGCAATACCCTTATGCTGGTTATCTCCCTAATCGCCCTACATTAAGCCGAAATTTCATGCCAGAGCCAGGAAGTCCTGAGTATGAAGAGCTCAAGACAAATCCGGATAAGGTATTCCTCAAAACAATCACTCCTCAGCTGCAGACACTGCTTGGCATTTCCCTCATAGAGATCTTGTCAAGGCATTCTTCGGATACACTTTACCTCGGGCAAAGGGAATCACCTGAATGGACAAAGGATCAAGAACCACTTTCAGCTTTTGCGAGGTTTGGAAAGAAGCTGAGTGATATCGAGGATCAGATTATGCAGATGAATGTCGATGAGAAATGGAAGAACAGGTCGGGTCCTGTTAAAGTTCCATACACCTTGCTCTTCCCCACAAGTGAAGGAGGACTTACTGGCAAAGGAATTCCTAACAGTGTGTCAATATAG